The Podarcis raffonei isolate rPodRaf1 chromosome 2, rPodRaf1.pri, whole genome shotgun sequence genome window below encodes:
- the LOC128407917 gene encoding dual specificity protein kinase CLK4-like isoform X1: protein MKHSKPTQCSGQGERRSWDEEKSTHSQKRRRKSHSSEREGRYYKSLKSANSSYLEDRSITKRDRHDRRYVEEYINDFRDVDDYKHCREYEKSRQHHFSKSSGQSGKSSHKRKHKKHDPHDSLCSKSHRRKRSRSVEDEEGHLICQSGDVLRARYEIISTLGEGAFGKVVECIDHHMKGMHVAIKIVKSVGRYREAARSEIQVLEHLNALDPGSRFCCVQMLESFEHHGHVCIVFELLGLSTYDFIKENSFLPFPIELIRKMAYQICHSINFLHHNKLTHTDLKPENILFVESDYIVKYNSKMRRDERTLKNTDIKIVDFGSATYDNEHHSTLVSTRHYRAPEVILALGWSQPCDVWSIGCILIEYYLGFTVFQTHDSKEHLAMMERILGPLPTHMIKKSRKRYFHHDQLDWDEHSSAGRYVRRRCKPLKEFMHCHDKDHKNLFDLIRRMLEYDPVKRITLDEALEHHFFDPLKNR from the exons ATGAAGCACTCAAAGCCAACGCAGTGCTCTGGGCAGGGTGAAAGAAGGAGCTGGGATGAAGAAAAGAGCACACATAGCCAAAAGCGCAGGCGGAAGTCACATAGCAGTGAAAGAGAAGGCAGATACTATAAATCACTTAAAAGTGCCAACAG caGTTACTTGGAAGATAGATCCATAACTAAGAGAGACCGTCATGACCGAAGATATGTTGAGGAGTATATAAATGACTTCCGTGATGTAGATGACTATAAGCATTGCAGAGAGTATGAAAAGAGTcgccaacatcattttagcaaaTCCTCTGGTCAAAGTGGGAAAAGTAGTCATAAAAGAAAGCATAAGAAACATGACCCCCATGACAGCTTGTGTTCG AAGAGTCACCGAAGGAAAAGATCCAGGAGTGTAGAGGATGAGGAGGGTCACCTGATCTGTCAAAGTGGAGACGTACTAAGAGCAAGAT ATGAAATTATTTCAACTTTAGGGGAAGGTGCTTTTGGAAAAGTAGTAGAATGCATTGATCATCACAT GAAAGGGATGCATGTAGCTATAAAAATTGTGAAAAGTGTTGGTAGATACCGAGAAGCAGCTCGTTCAGAAATTCAGGTATTGGAGCACTTAAATGCCTTGGATCCTGGCAGCAGATT ctGTTGTGTACAGATGCTGGAATCGTTTGAACATCATGGCCATGTTTGCATTGTATTTGAGCTGCTGGGACTCAGTACTTATGACTTTATTAAAGAAAATAGCTTTTTGCCTTTTCCTATTGAACTTATTAGGAAGATGGCTTATCAGATTTGTCATTCTATAAACT tCTTGCATCACAATAAGTTGACTCATACAGATCTGAAAcctgaaaatattttatttgtagaaTCTGATTATATAGTAAAGTATAATTCTAAAATG AGGCGGGATGAACGGACACTGAAAAATACAGATATTAAAATTGTAGACTTTGGAAGTGCAACATATGACAATGAACATCATAGCACTTTAGTGTCTACGAGGCACTACAGAGCACCTGAAGTTATATTAG CCCTTGGGTGGTCCCAACCCTGTGATGTCTGGAGCATAGGATGCATTCTGATTGAATATTACCTTGGTTTTACAGTCTTTCAG ACACATGACAGTAAGGAACATCTGGCAATGATGGAGAGGATACTAGGACCTTTACCCACACACATGATTAAAAAATCAag GAAACGTTACTTCCACCATGACCAGTTGGACTGGGATGAACATAGTTCTGCAGGTCGCTATGTTAGGAGGCGGTGTAAACCACTAAAG gaATTCATGCACTGTCATGATAAAGACCATAAAAATCTTTTTGACCTTATTCGTAGGATGTTGGAGTATGACCCTGTCAAGAGAATTACTCTAGATGAAGCCCTGGAGCATCATTTTTTTGACCCTTTAAAAAATAGATAA
- the LOC128407917 gene encoding dual specificity protein kinase CLK4-like isoform X2 encodes MKHSKPTQCSGQGERRSWDEEKSTHSQKRRRKSHSSEREGRYYKSLKSANSYLEDRSITKRDRHDRRYVEEYINDFRDVDDYKHCREYEKSRQHHFSKSSGQSGKSSHKRKHKKHDPHDSLCSKSHRRKRSRSVEDEEGHLICQSGDVLRARYEIISTLGEGAFGKVVECIDHHMKGMHVAIKIVKSVGRYREAARSEIQVLEHLNALDPGSRFCCVQMLESFEHHGHVCIVFELLGLSTYDFIKENSFLPFPIELIRKMAYQICHSINFLHHNKLTHTDLKPENILFVESDYIVKYNSKMRRDERTLKNTDIKIVDFGSATYDNEHHSTLVSTRHYRAPEVILALGWSQPCDVWSIGCILIEYYLGFTVFQTHDSKEHLAMMERILGPLPTHMIKKSRKRYFHHDQLDWDEHSSAGRYVRRRCKPLKEFMHCHDKDHKNLFDLIRRMLEYDPVKRITLDEALEHHFFDPLKNR; translated from the exons ATGAAGCACTCAAAGCCAACGCAGTGCTCTGGGCAGGGTGAAAGAAGGAGCTGGGATGAAGAAAAGAGCACACATAGCCAAAAGCGCAGGCGGAAGTCACATAGCAGTGAAAGAGAAGGCAGATACTATAAATCACTTAAAAGTGCCAACAG TTACTTGGAAGATAGATCCATAACTAAGAGAGACCGTCATGACCGAAGATATGTTGAGGAGTATATAAATGACTTCCGTGATGTAGATGACTATAAGCATTGCAGAGAGTATGAAAAGAGTcgccaacatcattttagcaaaTCCTCTGGTCAAAGTGGGAAAAGTAGTCATAAAAGAAAGCATAAGAAACATGACCCCCATGACAGCTTGTGTTCG AAGAGTCACCGAAGGAAAAGATCCAGGAGTGTAGAGGATGAGGAGGGTCACCTGATCTGTCAAAGTGGAGACGTACTAAGAGCAAGAT ATGAAATTATTTCAACTTTAGGGGAAGGTGCTTTTGGAAAAGTAGTAGAATGCATTGATCATCACAT GAAAGGGATGCATGTAGCTATAAAAATTGTGAAAAGTGTTGGTAGATACCGAGAAGCAGCTCGTTCAGAAATTCAGGTATTGGAGCACTTAAATGCCTTGGATCCTGGCAGCAGATT ctGTTGTGTACAGATGCTGGAATCGTTTGAACATCATGGCCATGTTTGCATTGTATTTGAGCTGCTGGGACTCAGTACTTATGACTTTATTAAAGAAAATAGCTTTTTGCCTTTTCCTATTGAACTTATTAGGAAGATGGCTTATCAGATTTGTCATTCTATAAACT tCTTGCATCACAATAAGTTGACTCATACAGATCTGAAAcctgaaaatattttatttgtagaaTCTGATTATATAGTAAAGTATAATTCTAAAATG AGGCGGGATGAACGGACACTGAAAAATACAGATATTAAAATTGTAGACTTTGGAAGTGCAACATATGACAATGAACATCATAGCACTTTAGTGTCTACGAGGCACTACAGAGCACCTGAAGTTATATTAG CCCTTGGGTGGTCCCAACCCTGTGATGTCTGGAGCATAGGATGCATTCTGATTGAATATTACCTTGGTTTTACAGTCTTTCAG ACACATGACAGTAAGGAACATCTGGCAATGATGGAGAGGATACTAGGACCTTTACCCACACACATGATTAAAAAATCAag GAAACGTTACTTCCACCATGACCAGTTGGACTGGGATGAACATAGTTCTGCAGGTCGCTATGTTAGGAGGCGGTGTAAACCACTAAAG gaATTCATGCACTGTCATGATAAAGACCATAAAAATCTTTTTGACCTTATTCGTAGGATGTTGGAGTATGACCCTGTCAAGAGAATTACTCTAGATGAAGCCCTGGAGCATCATTTTTTTGACCCTTTAAAAAATAGATAA
- the LOC128407917 gene encoding dual specificity protein kinase CLK4-like isoform X3 translates to MKGMHVAIKIVKSVGRYREAARSEIQVLEHLNALDPGSRFCCVQMLESFEHHGHVCIVFELLGLSTYDFIKENSFLPFPIELIRKMAYQICHSINFLHHNKLTHTDLKPENILFVESDYIVKYNSKMRRDERTLKNTDIKIVDFGSATYDNEHHSTLVSTRHYRAPEVILALGWSQPCDVWSIGCILIEYYLGFTVFQTHDSKEHLAMMERILGPLPTHMIKKSRKRYFHHDQLDWDEHSSAGRYVRRRCKPLKEFMHCHDKDHKNLFDLIRRMLEYDPVKRITLDEALEHHFFDPLKNR, encoded by the exons AT GAAAGGGATGCATGTAGCTATAAAAATTGTGAAAAGTGTTGGTAGATACCGAGAAGCAGCTCGTTCAGAAATTCAGGTATTGGAGCACTTAAATGCCTTGGATCCTGGCAGCAGATT ctGTTGTGTACAGATGCTGGAATCGTTTGAACATCATGGCCATGTTTGCATTGTATTTGAGCTGCTGGGACTCAGTACTTATGACTTTATTAAAGAAAATAGCTTTTTGCCTTTTCCTATTGAACTTATTAGGAAGATGGCTTATCAGATTTGTCATTCTATAAACT tCTTGCATCACAATAAGTTGACTCATACAGATCTGAAAcctgaaaatattttatttgtagaaTCTGATTATATAGTAAAGTATAATTCTAAAATG AGGCGGGATGAACGGACACTGAAAAATACAGATATTAAAATTGTAGACTTTGGAAGTGCAACATATGACAATGAACATCATAGCACTTTAGTGTCTACGAGGCACTACAGAGCACCTGAAGTTATATTAG CCCTTGGGTGGTCCCAACCCTGTGATGTCTGGAGCATAGGATGCATTCTGATTGAATATTACCTTGGTTTTACAGTCTTTCAG ACACATGACAGTAAGGAACATCTGGCAATGATGGAGAGGATACTAGGACCTTTACCCACACACATGATTAAAAAATCAag GAAACGTTACTTCCACCATGACCAGTTGGACTGGGATGAACATAGTTCTGCAGGTCGCTATGTTAGGAGGCGGTGTAAACCACTAAAG gaATTCATGCACTGTCATGATAAAGACCATAAAAATCTTTTTGACCTTATTCGTAGGATGTTGGAGTATGACCCTGTCAAGAGAATTACTCTAGATGAAGCCCTGGAGCATCATTTTTTTGACCCTTTAAAAAATAGATAA